From a single Rosa rugosa chromosome 7, drRosRugo1.1, whole genome shotgun sequence genomic region:
- the LOC133721942 gene encoding uncharacterized protein LOC133721942 has protein sequence MASSLPCLYNIPVQPYLKRSSNIRRMNMIMQVKAHSFDEGRSSSSSRDMVDSNMSVLREKMELVKMRERLEKLCHKHHRQDQYGWNYTAGYKYNDQLRSARARARARAREVSSFFCLIRLASLTFGFTCFSATFGLFLVSLVINYLNQ, from the exons ATGGCTTCTTCTCTCCCTTGTTTGTATAATATTCCAGTACAGCCATATTTGAAGCGCAGCAGCAATATTCGTCGTATGAATATGATCATGCAAGTAAAGGCTCACAGCTTCGACGAAG GAAGATCATCAAGCAGCAGCAGGGATATGGTAGATTCAAATATGAGTGTTctaagagagaaaatggaactaGTTAAGATGAGGGAGAGACTTGAGAAATTATGCCACAAACATCATCGTCAAGACCAATACGGTTGGAATTACACAGCCGGGTATAAATATAATGACCAACTCAGAAGTGCAAGAGCAAGAGCAAGAGCAAGAGCAAGAGAGGTCTCAAGCTTCTTTTGCCTCATACGTCTAGCCTCTCTCACTTTTGGTTTTACTTGTTTTAGTGCTACTTTTGGCCTTTTCCTTGTATCACTGGTGATTAACTATTTGAATCAATAG